GCAAGGCATGGAAATTAGTGAATTAACGCAACCAAATGAGACAGTGCAATTccatattttcaaaaattttgaggttacaatttttttggatttatCAAAACAACCTGTTTCAAAACTGAGCACAGCACCAGGGCCTTTATTGAACGATTTATGTAAGTTATATTGAGCATGATATTCTTTCAAACCCACAtagtttgttttattaaaccCGCAACTCTCCACTAACCATCTACTTAAAACCATAGCATTGAATTGTTGTCTATATAGCCTAACACTTAAAGTCTTCAATCCTCTAATTAACAACCATGAATCTAATGGAGACAACCCACTTCCCACtgaattaataacaaaatataattttctaGCTATCACCTCATTTTTGGCGATAATAACACCGGCCATGATATCGTGATGACCATTTAGATATTTTGTAGCTGATTCGTAAACTACATCAGAACCGAATGTTAATGGATTACAGTTTAACCCGCTCATCATGGTATTATCAACAACGACAATACAATCAGAGTTAATGGACTTGATTACGGAAATAATTTTGGGTAAGTCGGCAACTTTGCATAGTGGATTAGTTGGACTTTCCAATAATACGCATATGCAACGCTTGGCATATTTCTTGTaagtatttaaaaattgttttgtGTTTGTGGTATCAACATGGACAACATCAACTGTATTGCCAATAAAATCCAACAATCTTTGGGTGCCACCGTATAAGTCATCGCCCGCAAGGATGATAGGTTTCGTGTGCTTGTTATTAACCATAATAGAGACCTCGCTTAGTACTAGGCCACGTAAGATAATGTCCAAACAGGCCATACCACTATTAACTGCAAAAACGTAATCGCCATTAATGTTATCATATAATTTAGCGATTTGATGCTGCAATAAAGTTCTTGTTGGATTGCCTGATCTTGTATAATCATATTTTTGTGGCTCATCCAATGAAGCCTGTTTAAAAGTAGTAGATTGATATAAAGGTGGGACACTACTACCAAATTGGTCATTATTATTCGAatttaatgaaattaattGGGTTTCCACCGAAAGGCTGTTGTTTGATGAGTTGGTATTTGACATTATGCGcgttattttttacaattattccttaatattattgtgtAATGGGTATTTATACAAAAAGATTATCTTATGTTGTCTGAGTTCCCTTTCCTTCTTTCTTTGTCTTTGTATTTTAGAGTTGtgagtttaaaaataaaagtatcCTGACAACAAAATGATAACTTTGCTagaattttgaaataaagaGAGGAAAGAACAAATCAAtagaattgaaaataaaaaaaaaatgaaaaaaaattaaaaaaaatgaaaaattaaaaatttatctaaaattattggaaCTTAtataacttaaaaaaaaatgaaaaagaaaaagaaaaagaaaaaaaaaaaaaaaaaataaaaaataaaatgctCAACTTGTATTAGAATGAAATTGTTGAAATATTAATGTTATATGGAATAGTCATCGTCGTCtataatattgatatatttttgttagaTAGAAGAGcaccattttcttttttttttcttcctataaaaattttgttttgctATTTTGTgtctctttctctttctttctctctcGCCCCTTAGCCATCTAAAagcataaaaatattgaatcAGACCCAAACGGTTTATTGGGAACGTcggtgtttttttttgttttttttttaccaccacagttttagtttttttgtGTAGGTGTCTTTTATGTAGTGCGCAGGAAAATAACACCGACTTTTGTTTCTATATCTAAGTACATTTCTCACTTTCTGGCAGATTTTAGCCCAGTTTTGCcaatgatgaaaaaaaaagaaacaccTGTACATTTATAAACGTGTCAATCAAcataataaagaattaagccttgaaaaaaaaaaaaaaaaatagttagTATATAAGTAAACTGTCAAAGATTCCCTTAGGAACTAACTCTACACTTAGATTCAAAGTCGATCAAGTTTCCTCTATATAACAAGTCACGTCACTAGGAATAACACTATATAGCTTTCCTTTAAGAATATATTGTTACtctatttttcttcaatgTTAATAACCTTTATGAAAATATTCATCGTGAATTGTTTTATCGTTAGGTAGCAATTATAtgattaaatttatatggTCTAACATTGGATATCTAGTAAAGTTGATAAAAGAATGAGGGATAGAGAAAGTTAACTTTTTAAGTAATGTCGCTTGTGTGTTTCCTCCCCCgcaaaaatagaataaaaagtaTTCCCATATAACGATGTTTATCATTAGTATTAGAGTGTTATGCATGAATCCGGGTTATATTCGTATTCGGATATCCTTTATAGATTATTCTTATtgttttgatatttttttttaaatccaGAAAGCAGTAAAAGAGAAATGTGAAAATGGTAATATCACTAAAACTTTACAATCAATCGGAGATAACAAAGAGAATGCAAAATGTGTGGGTGTCTACCAAAAAGGTAACGATCAAACAAGagggaaaaataaaaatcatgTGATTATATTCTTGaatgtaataatataaatcatggataaataaataaaaaaaaacatcacAAGTATATATCTCATCCATgcattttctttattttgtttaactTGAAACAGTCATTTGTAGATATATTCTTATGATTAAAGATATAACAACGACTGACAtccatatttattttgatttgcTTTGTTCCTCTCTtgtctttttatatttgtttttacttttattctaggaaaaagtaaaaaagaaaaaaaaaaaataaaataaaaacacagATAATTTTGCGAACgaacgtttttttttttttttctttttttttttttttcttttttttcttttttatttttgtttgattaCCAAATTAGTAACACAGAATATACTTTTAAGTCCTGTAAAAGCATAATTATCGTCATCTTATAAATAGGCTCAGAAGAATaagagcaaaaaaaaaaaaaagaaaagaaaaatgtcTTCCAaattaataccaataaaagACCAAGCTGCATTGGTTTTAGATGACGGTAAAATTTACAAGATTCAACATAAAAGACAAAGAAAGATTTTGAGTTGTGTTTTATGTCATCAACggaaaattaaatgttCCAGGGAACACCCATCATGTGCAAATTGTATTAAAAACGGTTTGAATTGTTGTTACTTTGTTAATGATAGAGTATCAAATAGACCGGGAGAAACGCAACGTCAGCAACCTAATGGCAATAGTTTCGATGTGAACGAAGGCTCTATACAattaaacaataatgatttaGATTCGATACGACAGAATGGTCATATTATGGTTagtcaaaaaaataaaactacgGAAactgatgataatgatgtaTTATTTACGAATTGTCACACTAAGAAAGATATGAAATCCAAGgaaaagttattaaaaGCTATAGCAGAGGCTAAAAAGTACcaagaagatgaaaaatACTTAATTGAAGAgagtaaaaaaagaaagaggaaATACACTAAAAGGAGTAAAAAGTtctttaataacaatagagATGGTGATATGACTCCCAAAGTAAATAACTATAccaatgatgataatgataagaCTCATTCTAGTGATGTAATTTTGGGACCTACAAGTGCTTCTAATAGTCCGactataaataataatatgagCACACTTCCTGTacctaataataataacacacATGGCATAAATACTTCACACAATAGCATAAATTCGAAATTCCCACCAACAATTTCACAATTACAGCCATCGCTTTTTGGTAATTCTGGGAATACTGTAGCAATGTTTCCATCTCTTTTATCAAACAACAATCTGTCATTTGTTagcaatagtaataataataataataataataatgataataataatgataatgataacttaaaaaatgaaattaataCAACACCGTTAACCAATAGCACCATCTTCAATACTCTACCCACATCAAATGACACTGATAAGAATATATTGACAAGCTCtaaattttctaataagattaaaaaatatttgccCTCCAAAGAAAGATCTTATGAACTACTAGAAAGATATATCATTGCAGTACATCCTTTGTTGCCTTTAATTGATTTAACACATTACCATAAACAACATGATAATTTTTGgtctattaataatagtttcCATCCAACCAATTTCCTTTTGCTATTATTAGCCGTGAATTTTGCATCAACTAAATCATTATATCATGAATTACACGATCAAACattaaaatttgaaatGGACAGGTACAAGAATGGATTGGAATTATTGTTGAAcagtaaaataattaaaaagacCAGGAGGTTATTAATGACCAGACTAACAGCACAAGTTTTGGTAAACTCAGTCTCAGAAAATCCTAAAATTACTACGATAGCCGAGTTAGTAAGATTATCACAAAAACTAATGGTAGATTGCAATAATATGGACAAGATTCAGCGGATCTTATGTTGGCAAATATTCCAACTGGATACTTTAACTTCTTTGCATAACAACTTATTACCCTTGATAAAGTTGGATGAATTTGAAATGGCATTGCCCTCAGAAGTTAAAGAAAACGGTGTTTTGGATCCAACTATATGTTTTTTGAACGCAAAATATAGATTTGTTTTGCTGCTAAATGATTTGTGCTCTAAAACTAAACAAGGTGTATTCAATGGGGTTAAGGAGCGAATAGTGGATTTGCACGCCTGTTGTATGGGCAGTGCACTAAGTTTAAGTAATTATAAACAACAACCAAACAATGCACAATTAACACGagaaatgaataaattCATAGACTGGGCAATGTACATGCTGAACACATTTGCCGATAGAGCCTGTTTGCTATTGCATTTGAATATCATTAAAGTCACTATGCCTGTTCTAACCaagaggaaaagaaaattacaGGAATTTggtgaaaattttttagcGATACAAAgtattttaaatgatagCGGTACTTTGACATTGCAACCTCGTCAAGGTAATGCTGCTAATATGTATGACTACGAGGATTTTACTACTAATTTGGTTCCCGCATCGATACATTATCTAGATGAGTTTCTAAAATGTTAcaataaaatgtttatgcgtgataataataactacAATGATTATTCCCTATATAACTGGGAATTGATAGTCAGCAATATGCCAATAAACGCTATAACATTTGCGTTAAAAACCTTGGCATTAGATctgaataataatgttggATGTAGTGggaacaacaaaaataacaaaacgCTTGACTACAATTTAACACATGATTTGagatttattttactaCAAAAATCTATACCCGTGGTAGATTATTTATTGGGGACGGCACATGTTGTTTGTAGAAATTGTTTTGAACTAgttaaattattgtttgaACTAATTAAAGTGAAATTTGGAAAACATGACTGTGACTATGAATGCAGCGTCAATAGtattaacaacaaaataggggaaagaaaaaattcgGATAGTTTAGAGAATAATAGTGATAATACTagtaatatcaataatagtagtagtgaTGGTAGTAAACGAGATATAATACCGCAGCCTACGTTACACCATTGCAATTTAAATGGGATGACTAATAATAGtggtattaataatggCAGTCGATTATCTGTAAATATTAAGGATATCGCCTTGAAATTTGAAACAGAATGTGGAGAAGCTGCTACCACTTCTAATAATTAcattactaataataccagcaacaacaacaacaataataacaataatagtgcCGAGATGAGTATTGGTAAAATCATGAATAGTAATGATTTATTCCCGTTGTTAGACGCTAATCTGATTACAAAAATGCACACTATTGACACTAGTAATAATGCTGATTGTGGTGGGAATGGTTTATGTACTActgtaaataataatcataatgaAGGTACTATATCATGTGCACAAATTGCACCAGGTATGTTAAAAACTATGCTAAGAAACAATGATAGTgacattaataataataaaagtgcAGGTGATAACAGTAgcaattataattattattatgggAATGAGAATAACTCAAATACT
This Saccharomycodes ludwigii strain NBRC 1722 chromosome II, whole genome shotgun sequence DNA region includes the following protein-coding sequences:
- the STR3 gene encoding cystathionine beta-lyase STR3 (similar to Saccharomyces cerevisiae YGL184C | STR3 | Sulfur TRansfer), which gives rise to MSNTNSSNNSLSVETQLISLNSNNNDQFGSSVPPLYQSTTFKQASLDEPQKYDYTRSGNPTRTLLQHQIAKLYDNINGDYVFAVNSGMACLDIILRGLVLSEVSIMVNNKHTKPIILAGDDLYGGTQRLLDFIGNTVDVVHVDTTNTKQFLNTYKKYAKRCICVLLESPTNPLCKVADLPKIISVIKSINSDCIVVVDNTMMSGLNCNPLTFGSDVVYESATKYLNGHHDIMAGVIIAKNEVIARKLYFVINSVGSGLSPLDSWLLIRGLKTLSVRLYRQQFNAMVLSRWLVESCGFNKTNYVGLKEYHAQYNLHKSFNKGPGAVLSFETGCFDKSKKIVTSKFLKIWNCTVSFGCVNSLISMPCKMSHASIDPKLRKERDFPEDLIRLCCGIENIQDLQNDLLRAFVDAGCIELINGGEKIVNLLNGHVGVNTIGKVGKIPNIYDLFENEHNGEHAMKSSILSYQPSIAKL
- a CDS encoding uncharacterized protein (similar to Saccharomyces cerevisiae YBR150C | TBS1 | ThiaBendazole Sensitive (paralog of YOL089C | HAL9)), whose translation is MSSKLIPIKDQAALVLDDGKIYKIQHKRQRKILSCVLCHQRKIKCSREHPSCANCIKNGLNCCYFVNDRVSNRPGETQRQQPNGNSFDVNEGSIQLNNNDLDSIRQNGHIMVSQKNKTTETDDNDVLFTNCHTKKDMKSKEKLLKAIAEAKKYQEDEKYLIEESKKRKRKYTKRSKKFFNNNRDGDMTPKVNNYTNDDNDKTHSSDVILGPTSASNSPTINNNMSTLPVPNNNNTHGINTSHNSINSKFPPTISQLQPSLFGNSGNTVAMFPSLLSNNNLSFVSNSNNNNNNNNDNNNDNDNLKNEINTTPLTNSTIFNTLPTSNDTDKNILTSSKFSNKIKKYLPSKERSYELLERYIIAVHPLLPLIDLTHYHKQHDNFWSINNSFHPTNFLLLLLAVNFASTKSLYHELHDQTLKFEMDRYKNGLELLLNSKIIKKTRRLLMTRLTAQVLVNSVSENPKITTIAELVRLSQKLMVDCNNMDKIQRILCWQIFQLDTLTSLHNNLLPLIKLDEFEMALPSEVKENGVLDPTICFLNAKYRFVLLLNDLCSKTKQGVFNGVKERIVDLHACCMGSALSLSNYKQQPNNAQLTREMNKFIDWAMYMLNTFADRACLLLHLNIIKVTMPVLTKRKRKLQEFGENFLAIQSILNDSGTLTLQPRQGNAANMYDYEDFTTNLVPASIHYLDEFLKCYNKMFMRDNNNYNDYSLYNWELIVSNMPINAITFALKTLALDLNNNVGCSGNNKNNKTLDYNLTHDLRFILLQKSIPVVDYLLGTAHVVCRNCFELVKLLFELIKVKFGKHDCDYECSVNSINNKIGERKNSDSLENNSDNTSNINNSSSDGSKRDIIPQPTLHHCNLNGMTNNSGINNGSRLSVNIKDIALKFETECGEAATTSNNYITNNTSNNNNNNNNNSAEMSIGKIMNSNDLFPLLDANLITKMHTIDTSNNADCGGNGLCTTVNNNHNEGTISCAQIAPGMLKTMLRNNDSDINNNKSAGDNSSNYNYYYGNENNSNTGEIIQEQVEETQYNKLAKLQRIKIKVQAHIMQLNEDDEDYDDDDDDDDDDSDDDDSDDYGSQNDGDESHHVKSSCNDGSNMVEYDEDYYREFENALLEILCGLLKMT